Proteins encoded by one window of Anoplopoma fimbria isolate UVic2021 breed Golden Eagle Sablefish chromosome 23, Afim_UVic_2022, whole genome shotgun sequence:
- the LOC129112418 gene encoding tetraspanin-8-like, producing MAQVNTCLKLIFTVFNVFFAIVGGIIIALALLSQVITKVDGGPDLEGRTVGLIVLYTIGAITMVIAILGAYGAHRENRVCLIVFLVCMVIGSLMMLRAGLPAVAAHSRLENVLEQKFRMFLPLDKASDEVKNMADGLQAQLHCCGLFSYTDWEDEIPDSCVCSPEEEEEAGKCQLVGYTGLMRQKGSVYSKTCFPIIVYYVRLFSNILIAVVFTLAALALIGMALSSAIIHQMRYPTHPTVLMSVPTIFTMPPPKYQELHNSPSHQDLHGPPKYQELHDSPSHQELHGPPKY from the exons atcGTCGGCGGTATCATCATCGCCCTCGCTCTGCTGTCTCAGGTCATCACGAAAGTTGATGGAGGACCAGAC CTGGAGGGTCGCACCGTCGGCCTCATCGTCCTCTACACCATCGGCGCCATCACCATGGTGATCGCCATCCTCGGAGCCTACGGCGCCCACCGGGAGAACAGAGTGTGTCTGATCGTG ttcctGGTGTGTATGGTCATCGGAAGTCTGATGATGCTCCGAGCTGGACTCCCCGCCGTCGCCGCCCATTCTAGG ctgGAGAATGTGTTGGAGCAGAAGTTCCGTATGTTTCTGCCTCTGGACAAAGCTTCAGATGAAGTGAAGAACATGGCCGACGGCCTGCAggcacag CTGCACTGCTGTGGCCTGTTCAGCTACACGGACTGGGAGGACGAGATCCCCGACTCCTGTGTGTGCAgccccgaggaggaggaggaggcggggaaGTGTCAGCTGGTCGGCTACACG GGCTTAATGCGGCAGAAGGGGTCCGTCTACAGCAAG ACCTGCTTCCCCATCATCGTCTACTACGTCCGGCTGTTCTCCAACATCCTGATCGCTGTCGTCTTCACGCTGGCTGCTCTGGCG CTGATCGGCATGGCGCTGTCCTCCGCCATCATCCACCAGATGCGTTACCCCACCCACCCCACCGTCCTGATGTCGGTGCCCACCATCTTCACCATGCCTCCTCCCAAGTACCAGGAGCTGCACAACTCTCCCAGTCACCAGGACCTGCACGGCCCTCCCAAGTACCAGGAGCTGCACGACTCTCCCAGTCACCAGGAGCTGCACGGCCCTCCCAAGTACTAG